A segment of the Candidatus Andeanibacterium colombiense genome:
CGATCGAGCAGACCGCCGCGAGGCGTTCGGGGAAGCGCGCCGCGCTGTCGCAGACATAGGAGCTGTCGAAGCCGTAGATCGAGCCGCGCTGGACCAGCACCGCCTTGTCCACCCCGGCCGCGTCCATCTCTTCGAGCAGCCGCTCGACCGTCATCGGATCGTCCAGATCGGCCGGGTTATATTCACCGCTCGGCGGGGAGGGCGGGTAGGCCGCGATGTCGCCCGTCAGCAGATGGGCGTGGGTATCAACCATTTTCAAGAGTTCAGTCCTTCAGGCGTCGGGCCAGGTTTCCCGGGCGAGCTCGACGATCTGCCGCAGCTTGGCCCACTGGCTTTGTTCGGAAAGGTCGTTGCCGTCCTCGTGGCTGGCGAAGCCGCATTGCGGGTTGAGGCACAGCTGATCGCCGCGTCTTCGATCCCCGTGATTTCGGCGCCGGAGAGTTTGCCGATCTGGTCCGCGCGAAACGGCCTTCCCATTGCCATCACTCTTCCCTTCGGCTTGGCGTGCGGTCAGGCGAAAGCGTTCATCCCGCGCAGCTTGTTTTCGTAGGCTTCCCGGTCTTCCGGGGTCAGGAACCAGCGGAAATGCGGGCCTTTCGACATCGGCGGCAGCGCGCCGGTCGCGAATTGCCAGCTCTCGCCCTCGTCGCGGCTGACGTAGAGTTCGCCCACGGCCGAGCCGGAGTAGAATTCGAGGCCCCCTTCGGCCGAATCGTGCATCGCCGCGATCTCGAGATTGCCCCGCACCGGATGGGCCATGCCCGCCATCTTCTGGACCCAGCTCTTGCCGTGATCGGTGCTGACGACGAATTGCGGATGGGCGGTGCCTTCGGCGGCCCAGCTCGGGTTCGGGTTGCCGCCGGCGCCTTGCATGAAGAGCTTGTCCTTGGTCGGGTGGACGAAGAACGGATCCGGATAGCCGCAGGGGTGGCTCGGGTCCGTCAGCCGTTCCCAGCTCTCTCCGGCGTCGGTCGAGTGATAGAGCCCGATCCCGGCGGTGAAGAACAGCTCGTTCGGCGTGCGATAAAACACCACCCGGTGCTGGTCGCGGCGGAACTTGTCGTCCTCGCGCTCCATCGAATGGAGCGAGGTCCACGTCTCGCCGCCGTCGGTGGTCTTGAGCAGATCGCCCTGCTCGACGCAGATATAGAGCGTCTCGGGTTCCGATGGATGCGCGGCGATGTGCTTGATATGCGGCTGCGAGCGCGGGAAGATCCAGTGCTCCGTGCCTTCGACCTGGGTGCAGCTCGGGAAAGCGGTCCAGCTCTCGCCGAGGTCCCAGCTGCGGTAGAACATCACCGGCTCGGTGCCGAGGTTGAGGATCGTGCGGTCGCCGTCATACTGCACCAGCAGCGTATAGGCGTGGCCCGAGGCGACCCCGGCATCGCGCTTTTCCCAAGTCGCGCCCCGGTCGCGGCTCATCAGCAGGCCGCCGTCGAAATGCATGCCGGCGAACAGCAGATCGTTACGCTCGTCATAGACCAGGCAGCTGACGTGATTGCCTTCGAGCAGCAGGCCGTCCTGCAACTGCCATTCGGTCCTGGGCCCATCGCGGCGGAAATCGAGTACGCCCACGGTGGTCGCGACCAGCATCCGGCGCGCAGCGGTCTCGCTGGAGGAAACCGTGTTCCCGTTACCGGAAATGCAGATGATCGTGTCTGTGGCGCGTTCGGCCATGGCGCTTGTCCGTCAAAGTTGAATACGCTTTTGTATAACAATCTTGGAGGCGCGATTCAAGCGGAACGGGCGAAGAATATCCGTTCGGCATTGCCGCCGAAAATCGCGTCGATCTCGGCCTGCGGGCGGCCGATGAACAGCGCGCGCGTCCAGTTCAGTGCATTGGCGTATCCTTCGCGCGATGCGACGACCGGAAAGTCGCTGCCCCACAGCAGCCGGTCCGCACCGAAGGCGTCGAGCGCTTCGAGCAGGATGCCGCCCCGCGATGCGTCGAGTACCGGGTCTCCATCGTTGGGCAGCGGCTTGCCGATCTGGCGCGGAGCGATCTGGCCGAGGGTGGGGATCTTGAGCGATACGTTGGGGAAGCGGGCGAGCGCGAGGATGCCGGCCCAGCTTGCAGGCTCGCGGTCGCAATCGGGGCGGGTCCAGCCGCCGAGCTGCTCGACCACGATCGGCAGATTCGGGAAAGTGCCGGCGAGGGCGGCAAAGTCTTCGGTCAGCATATTGCCCGCAGCCCCGCCGCAACTGATCGCGAGGCCGCATTCGGCCGCCGCGCGCCACACCGCCAGCGGGTCGCTTCCCGGGCTGCGCGCCTCGGGACGCAGGCGCAGGCCGGCCATGCCGCGCTCTGCCCAGCGGCGAACCTCGTCCGCCGCGCCAGCGCTTGCCGCATGGACCGCGCCGACGCTGGCGAAGCGGCCGGGGAAACGCGCGACACATTCCTCCTGATAGCTATTGTCGAACTGGCCGAGCACCTGCGTCAGCACGCCCTTGGCGACGCCGTTGCGGTCCATCTGGAACACCAGCGGCTCGACCGGCTCGAACCACAGCGGCGAGGCATGGCAGTGGGCATCGATCAGCGGCACTCGGCTCTCCATTTGCAGGCGCGGATTGTTTTACGCACCGCCTTGCGCGGCGCAATGCGAAAGGTTAGGCAGGATTGTTATACACTTTTGTAAGGGCGTCCAGTGGGGCAAGCAATTCAGCATCTTATCCTCGTGCCCGGGTCTTTGTGCGACGAGCGCGTGTGGCAGAACCAGGCGCGCGATCTGGCGGATGTGGCGCAAATCACCGTCCCGCATCTGCATGGTCACGATTCCCTCGTTTCGATGGCCGAGGCGATCCTTGCCAATGCTCCCGAGCGCTTCGCGCTGGCCGGCTTTTCGATGGGCGGACGGGTCGCGCTTGAGATGCTGCGCCGCGCGCCCGAGCGGATCACCCGGCTGGCGCTGGTCGATTCCAGCATCCATCCGATCGCGGAAGGCGAGGCCGAACGGCGCGAGCCGCAGATCGACATGACCTACCAAGAAGGGATGGCGGCTTTCGCCGATTGGTGGAACCCCAGGATCGTCCATGCCTCGCGCCGCGACGATGCGGAATACATGGGCCTGCTACGCTCGATGGCCGAGAGCTTCACGCCGGCGGAATACGAGCAGGAAGTGCGTGCACTGCTGAACCGCCCCGATCCGCGCGATGTATTGGCGATGATCGCGGTGCCGACATTGGTGCTGTTCGGGGATGAGGACATGCTCTCCACACCCGACCGCAACCGCTCGATCGCCGCGGCGATCCCGGGGGCGCGGCTGGTGCCGGTCGAGGGAACCGGGCATTTCCCGATGCTGGAGAAGCCGGACGAAGTGACCGCGGCGCTGCGCGAGTGGCTTCTTCTCCCGTTGACGGGAGAAGGATAGCGAAGGTTGGGCGCGTAGCGCGCTACCGCAGCTTGGATGAGGGTTGCCTTCATCCAGAAAAAACCAACCCTCACCCAACTCCGGCTAGCTCGCAGGCGAGCAAGCCTGCGTATCCCTCTCCCGTCAACGGGAGAGGAGGTTCATTTCCACGGGTCCACGATCACATGGATCGCGCCTTCGACCTCGCGCCCGGCGGTCGCCTTGATCGCCCGGTCAACCTCGTCCAGCCCGAACGCATGGGTGCACATCTTCTCCAGCGGAAACCGCCGCGAAGTGATGATCCGCAGCGCGGTATCGACCGCCCACCAGCTGCGCCCGCGCCCTGAGCGGAC
Coding sequences within it:
- a CDS encoding amidohydrolase family protein; the encoded protein is MPLIDAHCHASPLWFEPVEPLVFQMDRNGVAKGVLTQVLGQFDNSYQEECVARFPGRFASVGAVHAASAGAADEVRRWAERGMAGLRLRPEARSPGSDPLAVWRAAAECGLAISCGGAAGNMLTEDFAALAGTFPNLPIVVEQLGGWTRPDCDREPASWAGILALARFPNVSLKIPTLGQIAPRQIGKPLPNDGDPVLDASRGGILLEALDAFGADRLLWGSDFPVVASREGYANALNWTRALFIGRPQAEIDAIFGGNAERIFFARSA
- a CDS encoding glycosyl hydrolase — protein: MAERATDTIICISGNGNTVSSSETAARRMLVATTVGVLDFRRDGPRTEWQLQDGLLLEGNHVSCLVYDERNDLLFAGMHFDGGLLMSRDRGATWEKRDAGVASGHAYTLLVQYDGDRTILNLGTEPVMFYRSWDLGESWTAFPSCTQVEGTEHWIFPRSQPHIKHIAAHPSEPETLYICVEQGDLLKTTDGGETWTSLHSMEREDDKFRRDQHRVVFYRTPNELFFTAGIGLYHSTDAGESWERLTDPSHPCGYPDPFFVHPTKDKLFMQGAGGNPNPSWAAEGTAHPQFVVSTDHGKSWVQKMAGMAHPVRGNLEIAAMHDSAEGGLEFYSGSAVGELYVSRDEGESWQFATGALPPMSKGPHFRWFLTPEDREAYENKLRGMNAFA
- a CDS encoding alpha/beta fold hydrolase — translated: MGQAIQHLILVPGSLCDERVWQNQARDLADVAQITVPHLHGHDSLVSMAEAILANAPERFALAGFSMGGRVALEMLRRAPERITRLALVDSSIHPIAEGEAERREPQIDMTYQEGMAAFADWWNPRIVHASRRDDAEYMGLLRSMAESFTPAEYEQEVRALLNRPDPRDVLAMIAVPTLVLFGDEDMLSTPDRNRSIAAAIPGARLVPVEGTGHFPMLEKPDEVTAALREWLLLPLTGEG